The following DNA comes from Thermoanaerobaculales bacterium.
TGGTGGCCAAGACCGAGGACGGCGGCTGGAGGTTCGTCGCCGCCGGCCCCACCACCTCGATCCGCGAGGAGCCCTACCAGGCCGACGTGATCTGCGGCTACGGCGTGCGCGGGGTGATCGGCAAGGGCGGGATGGGCAAGAAGACGCTCGACGGCCTGGCCCGCGGCGGCGCGGTCTACCTGCACGCGATCGGCGGCGCCGCGCAGGTCCTGGCGGCGGCTGTCACCAGGGTCGAGCGGGTGTTCATGCTCGAGGAGTTCGGGGTGCCGGAGGCGCTGTGGGTGATCCAGGTCGAGCGCTTCCCGGTGGTGGTGAGCATGGACTCGCACGGCG
Coding sequences within:
- a CDS encoding FumA C-terminus/TtdB family hydratase beta subunit, coding for MAELKLPADEKTIRGLKVGDFVELSGRMITGRDAAHKWLVEAHRDEVAPYLKGSVIYHCGPVVAKTEDGGWRFVAAGPTTSIREEPYQADVICGYGVRGVIGKGGMGKKTLDGLARGGAVYLHAIGGAAQVLAAAVTRVERVFMLEEFGVPEALWVIQVERFPVVVSMDSHGGSLHDEVETASKGRLEELLAKK